One Cyclopterus lumpus isolate fCycLum1 chromosome 7, fCycLum1.pri, whole genome shotgun sequence DNA window includes the following coding sequences:
- the rarga gene encoding retinoic acid receptor gamma-A isoform X2: MFDCMEALGMGPRQLYDVTSRGACMLRKASPFFAGLDPFAWTGSASVQSVETQSTSSEEMVPSSPSPPPPPRVYKPCFVCQDKSSGYHYGVSSCEGCKGFFRRSIQKNMVYTCHRDKNCQINKVTRNRCQYCRLQKCFEVGMSKEAVRNDRNKKKKDVKEELVLPESYELSGELEELVNKVSKAHKETFPSLGQLGKYTTNSSSDTRVQLDLGLWDKFSELSTKCIIKIVEFAKRLPGFTTLTIADQITLLKSACLDILMLRICTRYTPEQDTMTFSDGLTLNRTQMHNAGFGPLTDLVFAFAGQLLPLEMDDTETGLLSAICLICGDRMDLEEPQKVDKLQEPLLEALKIYARRRRPNKPHMFPRMLMKITDLRGISTKGAERAITLKMEIPGPMPPLIREMLENPEAFEDQTEDNESPPPPPPPPPPPPAKVKQEAEDEDDSWVTENGSEPSPEEDEDDDDDVGDEDRDRGSDSDGEPWGVLDAIDGSRKGIVGRAQ; encoded by the exons CGGTGGAGACCCAGAGCACCAGCTCAGAGGAGATGGTACCCAgttctccgtctccacctcccCCACCTCGTGTCTACAAGCCCTGCTTTGTGTGCCAGGACAAGTCCTCAGGGTACCACTACGGAGTCAGCTCCTGTGAGGGCTGCAAG GGCTTCTTCCGCCGCAGTATCCAGAAGAACATGGTGTACACCTGTCACCGAGACAAGAACTGTCAGATCAACAAGGTCACACGCAACCGTTGCCAATACTGCAGGCTGCAGAAGTGCTTCGAGGTCGGCATGTCCAAGGAAG cgGTGCGTAATGacagaaacaagaagaagaaggatgtgAAGGAGGAGTTGGTGCTACCAGAGAGCTATGAGCTCAGTGGAGAACTCGAGGAGTTGGTCAATAAAGTCAGCAAAGCTCACAAAGAAACCTTCCCGTCACTTGGCCAATTGGGCAAATATACCACC aactCCAGCTCAGACACCCGTGTCCAGCTGGATCTGGGTTTATGGGACAAGTTCAGTGAACTCTCCACCAAATGCATCATTAAGATTGTGGAATTCGCCAAGCGGCTGCCAGGTTTCACCACCCTCACCATCGCTGACCAGATCACTCTCCTGAAGTCGGCCTGCCTGGACATACTG ATGCTGAGGATCTGCACACGCTACACTCCCGAGCAGGACACTATGACCTTCTCAGATGGCCTGACTCTGAACCGAACTCAGATGCACAACGCCGGTTTCGGACCTCTCACAGACCTGGTGTTTGCCTTTGCTGGCCAGCTTCTCCCCCTGGAGATGGATGACACAGAGACTGGCCTCCTCAGTGCCATCTGCCTCATCTGTGGAG ACCGTATGGATCTAGAGGAGCCCCAGAAAGTGGATAAGCTGCAAGAGCCTCTACTTGAGGCTCTGAAGATCTacgcccgccgccgccgccccaACAAACCTCACATGTTCCCCCGCATGTTGATGAAGATCACCGACCTCAGGGGCATCAGCACTAAGG GTGCAGAGAGAGCCATCACTCTGAAGATGGAGATCCCAGGGCCAATGCCTCCTTTGATCAGGGAGATGCTCGAGAACCCAGAGGCCTTTGAAGACCAAACAGAGGACAACGAGAGCCCACCACCTCCGCCACCAccgccacctccaccaccagccAAGGTCAAGCAGGAGGCTGAGGATGAGGACGACAGCTGGGTCACAGAGAACGGCAGCGAGCCGTCGccggaggaggatgaagacgacGATGACGACGTGGGGGATGAAGATCGAGACAGGGGCTCGGACAGTGATGGGGAGCCCTGGGGTGTTCTGGATGCCATAGATGGGTCAAGGAAAGGCATTGTTGGGAGGGCGCAGTGA
- the rarga gene encoding retinoic acid receptor gamma-A isoform X3, with translation MVPSSPSPPPPPRVYKPCFVCQDKSSGYHYGVSSCEGCKGFFRRSIQKNMVYTCHRDKNCQINKVTRNRCQYCRLQKCFEVGMSKEAVRNDRNKKKKDVKEELVLPESYELSGELEELVNKVSKAHKETFPSLGQLGKYTTNSSSDTRVQLDLGLWDKFSELSTKCIIKIVEFAKRLPGFTTLTIADQITLLKSACLDILMLRICTRYTPEQDTMTFSDGLTLNRTQMHNAGFGPLTDLVFAFAGQLLPLEMDDTETGLLSAICLICGDRMDLEEPQKVDKLQEPLLEALKIYARRRRPNKPHMFPRMLMKITDLRGISTKGAERAITLKMEIPGPMPPLIREMLENPEAFEDQTEDNESPPPPPPPPPPPPAKVKQEAEDEDDSWVTENGSEPSPEEDEDDDDDVGDEDRDRGSDSDGEPWGVLDAIDGSRKGIVGRAQ, from the exons ATGGTACCCAgttctccgtctccacctcccCCACCTCGTGTCTACAAGCCCTGCTTTGTGTGCCAGGACAAGTCCTCAGGGTACCACTACGGAGTCAGCTCCTGTGAGGGCTGCAAG GGCTTCTTCCGCCGCAGTATCCAGAAGAACATGGTGTACACCTGTCACCGAGACAAGAACTGTCAGATCAACAAGGTCACACGCAACCGTTGCCAATACTGCAGGCTGCAGAAGTGCTTCGAGGTCGGCATGTCCAAGGAAG cgGTGCGTAATGacagaaacaagaagaagaaggatgtgAAGGAGGAGTTGGTGCTACCAGAGAGCTATGAGCTCAGTGGAGAACTCGAGGAGTTGGTCAATAAAGTCAGCAAAGCTCACAAAGAAACCTTCCCGTCACTTGGCCAATTGGGCAAATATACCACC aactCCAGCTCAGACACCCGTGTCCAGCTGGATCTGGGTTTATGGGACAAGTTCAGTGAACTCTCCACCAAATGCATCATTAAGATTGTGGAATTCGCCAAGCGGCTGCCAGGTTTCACCACCCTCACCATCGCTGACCAGATCACTCTCCTGAAGTCGGCCTGCCTGGACATACTG ATGCTGAGGATCTGCACACGCTACACTCCCGAGCAGGACACTATGACCTTCTCAGATGGCCTGACTCTGAACCGAACTCAGATGCACAACGCCGGTTTCGGACCTCTCACAGACCTGGTGTTTGCCTTTGCTGGCCAGCTTCTCCCCCTGGAGATGGATGACACAGAGACTGGCCTCCTCAGTGCCATCTGCCTCATCTGTGGAG ACCGTATGGATCTAGAGGAGCCCCAGAAAGTGGATAAGCTGCAAGAGCCTCTACTTGAGGCTCTGAAGATCTacgcccgccgccgccgccccaACAAACCTCACATGTTCCCCCGCATGTTGATGAAGATCACCGACCTCAGGGGCATCAGCACTAAGG GTGCAGAGAGAGCCATCACTCTGAAGATGGAGATCCCAGGGCCAATGCCTCCTTTGATCAGGGAGATGCTCGAGAACCCAGAGGCCTTTGAAGACCAAACAGAGGACAACGAGAGCCCACCACCTCCGCCACCAccgccacctccaccaccagccAAGGTCAAGCAGGAGGCTGAGGATGAGGACGACAGCTGGGTCACAGAGAACGGCAGCGAGCCGTCGccggaggaggatgaagacgacGATGACGACGTGGGGGATGAAGATCGAGACAGGGGCTCGGACAGTGATGGGGAGCCCTGGGGTGTTCTGGATGCCATAGATGGGTCAAGGAAAGGCATTGTTGGGAGGGCGCAGTGA